In the genome of Segatella copri, one region contains:
- the ftsH gene encoding ATP-dependent zinc metalloprotease FtsH, protein MNQSNNLNNPGGGNGPKMPRFNMNWLYTIILIALIALFFSGGGDALGGSAAKEATYTEFKQYVDKGYVLSVVANKTESNLKIYINPKYTRDVYKMSAQNVGPNPYVKVQFGSIDEMDRYANEKVKEGKIHSFSYDNQKDNDFWSLIMSLAPLLLFFFFIYWMSGRMGSGMSNMGGGIFNVGKSKAKMYEKGNAIGITFKDVAGQEGAKQEVQEIVDFLKNPQKYTDLGGKIPKGALLVGPPGTGKTLLAKAVAGEAGVPFFSMSGSDFVEMFVGVGASRVRDLFRQAKEKSPSIIFIDEIDAVGRARSKNPAMGGNDERENTLNALLTEMDGFGTNSGVIILAATNRVDMLDSALLRAGRFDREIHVDLPGLNERKAIFLVHLKPIKIDETVDVDLLARQTPGFSGADIANVCNEAALIAARHNKKAVCKQDFLDAVDRIVGGLEKKTKVMTADEKRSIALHEAGHATISWFCQYANPLIKVTIVPRGQALGAAWYLPEERQITTKEQMLDEMCSLMGGRAAEELFTGHISSGAMNDLERATKSAYGMVAYLGMSKSLPNICYYNQNEYSFQRPYSETTAREIDKEVLQMVNEQYTRAKNILMEHKEGHNALAELLIQKEVIMAEDVEHIFGKRPWLSRSQEIMEDEQPKIDDAVKDMPEVQAAIKEHEEAKKQAGEDASETSSENSSENSPKDASETKASENEKNNEK, encoded by the coding sequence ATGAATCAAAGCAACAATTTAAACAACCCGGGCGGAGGAAATGGTCCTAAGATGCCTAGGTTTAACATGAATTGGCTCTACACCATCATCCTCATAGCACTCATTGCGCTATTCTTCAGTGGTGGTGGAGATGCCTTGGGCGGAAGCGCAGCCAAGGAAGCTACCTACACAGAGTTCAAGCAATACGTAGACAAGGGGTACGTGCTCAGCGTAGTGGCAAACAAGACTGAAAGCAACCTCAAAATATACATCAACCCTAAATATACGCGCGATGTATACAAGATGAGCGCCCAGAACGTGGGTCCTAACCCATACGTGAAAGTACAGTTCGGCTCTATCGACGAAATGGATCGCTACGCCAACGAGAAGGTGAAAGAGGGAAAGATTCATTCCTTCAGTTATGACAACCAGAAGGACAACGACTTCTGGAGCCTCATCATGAGCCTTGCCCCACTGCTTCTCTTCTTCTTCTTCATCTACTGGATGTCGGGCAGAATGGGCAGCGGAATGAGCAACATGGGCGGCGGCATCTTCAACGTAGGAAAGAGCAAGGCGAAGATGTATGAGAAGGGAAATGCCATCGGCATTACCTTCAAGGACGTTGCCGGACAGGAAGGTGCCAAGCAGGAGGTGCAGGAAATTGTAGATTTCCTGAAAAATCCGCAGAAATACACCGACCTGGGTGGTAAGATTCCTAAGGGCGCCCTGCTCGTAGGTCCTCCGGGAACCGGTAAGACTCTTCTGGCGAAGGCGGTGGCTGGCGAGGCTGGCGTACCATTCTTCTCAATGAGCGGTTCTGACTTCGTGGAAATGTTTGTCGGCGTAGGTGCATCGCGTGTGCGCGACCTCTTCCGCCAGGCAAAGGAGAAATCGCCTAGCATCATCTTCATCGATGAGATTGACGCCGTGGGCCGTGCCCGCAGCAAGAACCCAGCCATGGGTGGAAACGATGAGCGAGAGAACACGCTCAACGCCCTGCTCACCGAGATGGACGGTTTCGGCACCAACAGTGGTGTGATTATCCTGGCTGCTACCAACCGTGTGGACATGCTCGACAGTGCCCTGCTCCGCGCAGGCCGTTTCGACCGAGAAATCCACGTAGATCTTCCAGGCTTGAACGAGCGCAAGGCCATCTTCCTGGTTCACCTGAAGCCTATCAAGATTGACGAGACCGTGGATGTAGATCTGCTGGCACGTCAGACTCCGGGCTTCTCGGGTGCTGATATTGCGAATGTCTGCAACGAGGCAGCCCTCATCGCAGCCCGCCACAACAAGAAGGCGGTTTGCAAGCAGGATTTCCTCGACGCCGTAGACAGAATCGTAGGCGGATTGGAGAAGAAGACCAAGGTGATGACTGCCGACGAGAAGCGCAGCATCGCCCTGCACGAGGCTGGCCACGCTACCATTTCATGGTTCTGCCAGTATGCCAACCCACTGATCAAGGTAACCATCGTACCTCGCGGTCAGGCACTCGGCGCAGCCTGGTATCTGCCGGAAGAGCGCCAGATTACCACCAAGGAGCAGATGCTCGACGAAATGTGTTCACTGATGGGTGGACGTGCCGCCGAGGAACTCTTCACCGGTCATATCTCTTCCGGAGCGATGAACGACCTGGAGCGTGCTACCAAGAGCGCCTATGGCATGGTGGCTTACCTGGGTATGAGCAAGAGCCTGCCAAACATCTGCTATTACAACCAGAATGAGTATTCGTTCCAGCGTCCTTACTCAGAGACTACAGCCCGCGAGATAGACAAGGAGGTGCTGCAGATGGTGAACGAGCAATACACCCGTGCCAAGAACATCCTGATGGAGCACAAGGAGGGTCACAACGCCCTTGCCGAACTGCTGATTCAGAAAGAGGTGATCATGGCAGAGGATGTGGAGCACATCTTCGGCAAGCGCCCATGGCTGAGCCGCTCGCAGGAAATCATGGAAGACGAGCAACCTAAGATTGACGACGCCGTGAAGGATATGCCTGAGGTTCAGGCTGCCATCAAGGAACATGAAGAGGCAAAGAAGCAGGCTGGAGAGGATGCTTCTGAAACTTCTTCTGAGAATTCTTCTGAGAATTCTCCTAAGGATGCTTCTGAGACCAAGGCTTCTGAAAACGAGAAAAATAACGAAAAATAG
- the rsfS gene encoding ribosome silencing factor — protein sequence MNTVKQLVETIKEGIQEKKGQDIVIADLSEMDGTIAKYFVICQGGSPTQVEAIAESVGDMCRKNLGEKPVNVAGLGNDQWVAMDFVDVLVHIFLPEVRAYYDLEHLWADAKLIHVPNLD from the coding sequence ATGAACACAGTTAAACAACTCGTAGAGACTATTAAAGAAGGTATACAAGAGAAAAAAGGTCAAGATATCGTAATCGCCGACCTCAGTGAAATGGATGGCACCATCGCCAAATACTTCGTCATCTGCCAGGGCGGATCACCTACCCAGGTGGAGGCTATCGCAGAATCGGTGGGCGACATGTGCCGCAAGAACCTCGGCGAAAAGCCGGTCAACGTGGCCGGACTCGGCAACGACCAGTGGGTAGCGATGGATTTCGTGGACGTGCTCGTCCATATCTTCCTGCCAGAAGTTCGTGCCTATTACGACCTGGAGCATCTGTGGGCTGACGCTAAGCTCATCCATGTTCCAAATCTCGACTAA
- a CDS encoding DUF349 domain-containing protein produces the protein MMDSQEKALFPQSALKEPAKKAYATKQEVLERVKEIAHSAEAPNKEELDNLKTTFYKIHLAERDAQMKEYLAAGGDPEKYVLLPDDTEEAFKAEMQIIKEKRAKIFLQQEEEKQENLAKKLEIIEKIKAMATSPEEANNSYQEFKNLQQEWKEIKAIPADKANEVWKNYQLYVEQFYDLLKLNNEAREYDFKKNLEAKTKLCEAAEKLAEEPDVISAFHQLQDLHQEYREIGPVAKDLRESIWTRFKNASTVINKKHQQHFEDLRAKEEDNLAKKTALCEKIEAINLKENKQANDWEEATKTIIEIQGEWKKIGFAPQKMNVKIFERFRIANDEFFSKKAEFFKTIKSQYAENLEKKQKLVEKAKALADSTDWKKTGDKLVQLQKEWKTVGFVPRKQGDQLWKEFLAACNKFFDARNKENAGTRNEEHANLEKKRGIIAQLKDLAENPPVDGFQKKMQDFIAQYNAVGHVPFKEKDKLYKEYHDVMDKLYKHLRSNNAKRHMNNFKSNLKSVAEKGANALDNERGKLLRRYDQLRAEITTYENNLGFLNAASKKGNSLVEEMNRKVEKLKEDLKLVKEKIKAIDAENK, from the coding sequence ATGATGGACTCTCAAGAAAAAGCTCTGTTTCCACAGAGCGCCCTGAAAGAACCTGCCAAGAAGGCTTACGCCACCAAGCAGGAAGTACTCGAAAGAGTAAAAGAAATTGCCCACAGTGCAGAGGCTCCCAACAAGGAGGAACTCGACAACCTGAAGACAACGTTCTACAAGATTCATCTCGCCGAGAGAGATGCTCAGATGAAGGAGTATCTCGCAGCAGGCGGTGACCCTGAGAAGTACGTTCTCTTACCTGATGACACAGAGGAAGCCTTCAAGGCGGAAATGCAGATCATCAAGGAGAAAAGAGCGAAGATCTTCCTGCAACAGGAAGAGGAAAAGCAGGAAAACCTGGCGAAGAAACTTGAGATTATCGAAAAGATAAAAGCCATGGCTACCTCGCCTGAGGAGGCCAACAATTCATATCAGGAATTCAAGAACCTGCAGCAGGAATGGAAGGAAATCAAGGCAATTCCTGCAGACAAGGCTAACGAGGTGTGGAAGAACTACCAGCTATACGTGGAGCAGTTCTACGACCTGCTGAAGCTCAACAACGAGGCGCGCGAGTACGACTTCAAGAAGAACCTGGAGGCGAAGACCAAGCTGTGTGAGGCTGCCGAAAAACTGGCCGAAGAGCCAGACGTTATCTCTGCCTTCCACCAGTTGCAGGACTTGCATCAGGAGTACCGCGAAATCGGACCTGTGGCAAAGGATCTGCGCGAGTCTATCTGGACCCGCTTCAAGAATGCCAGCACCGTGATCAACAAGAAGCACCAGCAGCATTTTGAGGATCTGCGCGCCAAGGAAGAGGATAACCTCGCCAAGAAGACTGCCCTCTGCGAGAAGATTGAGGCTATCAACCTCAAGGAGAACAAGCAGGCTAATGACTGGGAGGAGGCTACCAAGACCATCATCGAAATTCAGGGCGAATGGAAGAAGATAGGCTTTGCTCCTCAGAAGATGAACGTGAAGATTTTCGAGCGCTTCCGCATCGCCAACGATGAGTTCTTCAGCAAGAAAGCAGAATTCTTCAAGACCATCAAGAGCCAGTATGCCGAGAACCTGGAGAAGAAGCAGAAGCTGGTGGAGAAGGCTAAGGCTTTAGCCGACAGCACCGACTGGAAGAAAACAGGCGACAAGCTGGTTCAGCTTCAGAAAGAATGGAAGACCGTGGGCTTCGTGCCTCGCAAACAGGGCGACCAGCTCTGGAAGGAATTCCTGGCTGCCTGCAACAAGTTCTTTGATGCCCGCAACAAGGAAAATGCAGGCACAAGAAACGAGGAGCATGCTAATCTCGAAAAGAAGCGCGGCATCATTGCCCAGCTCAAGGATTTGGCTGAGAACCCTCCTGTAGACGGTTTCCAGAAAAAGATGCAGGATTTCATCGCACAGTATAATGCCGTGGGCCATGTTCCTTTCAAGGAGAAAGACAAGCTCTATAAGGAGTATCACGACGTGATGGACAAGCTCTACAAGCATCTGCGTTCAAACAATGCCAAGCGCCACATGAACAACTTCAAGAGCAATCTGAAGAGTGTTGCCGAGAAGGGAGCCAACGCTTTGGACAACGAGCGTGGCAAACTGTTGCGCCGCTACGACCAGCTGCGTGCTGAGATTACCACCTACGAGAACAACCTCGGTTTCCTCAATGCAGCAAGCAAGAAAGGTAACAGCCTCGTAGAGGAGATGAACCGCAAGGTAGAGAAGCTGAAGGAAGACTTGAAGCTCGTAAAGGAGAAAATCAAGGCTATCGATGCTGAGAATAAGTAA
- a CDS encoding magnesium transporter CorA family protein, which produces MKTYWNIEKTLSPLNEWQPNCWIQVTCPTDEDQRLLEEEFKIPDYFLSDISDTDERARYEYDDGWMLIILRIPYVKEIRSRTPYTTVPLGIIHKRDVTITVCFYETNMMIDFVSYQQKRGEGFTDYVDMIFRLFLSSAVWYLKRLKQINSLIEKAKRNLDHGVNNESLIGLSRLQDSLTYFITSIRGNENLLSKLKFKLQVDELDADLIEDVNIEMTQARETTSIYSDILESTMDTYSSIINNNMNTTMRTLTSISIVMMLPTLISSFFGMNLVNGMEESPYGFALALVISFVVSGLTWGFLRYKRLL; this is translated from the coding sequence ATGAAGACATACTGGAACATAGAAAAGACTCTGTCTCCACTCAACGAGTGGCAGCCAAACTGCTGGATACAAGTAACATGTCCAACTGATGAAGACCAGCGCCTGCTGGAAGAAGAATTCAAAATCCCTGATTATTTCCTTTCGGATATCAGCGATACCGATGAGCGTGCCCGCTACGAATACGACGATGGCTGGATGCTCATCATCCTCCGTATCCCCTACGTCAAGGAAATACGCAGCCGCACACCTTACACCACCGTGCCGCTGGGCATCATCCACAAGCGCGACGTAACCATCACCGTATGCTTCTACGAAACCAACATGATGATAGATTTCGTGAGCTATCAGCAGAAACGCGGCGAGGGTTTCACCGACTACGTGGACATGATTTTCCGCCTCTTCCTCTCGTCGGCCGTATGGTACCTGAAGCGATTGAAGCAGATCAACTCGCTCATCGAGAAGGCGAAGCGCAATCTGGATCATGGCGTGAACAACGAGAGCCTGATAGGACTGAGCCGCCTGCAAGACTCCCTCACCTACTTCATCACCTCTATCCGAGGCAACGAAAACCTGCTCTCGAAATTGAAGTTCAAGCTACAGGTGGACGAATTGGATGCCGACCTCATCGAAGACGTGAACATTGAGATGACGCAGGCGAGAGAGACCACCAGCATCTATTCCGACATTCTGGAATCAACGATGGACACCTATTCGAGCATCATCAATAACAACATGAACACCACGATGCGAACCCTGACCAGTATCAGCATCGTGATGATGTTGCCAACGCTGATATCCTCCTTCTTCGGCATGAACCTGGTGAACGGCATGGAAGAAAGTCCCTACGGATTTGCCCTCGCCCTGGTCATCTCGTTTGTGGTATCCGGACTCACTTGGGGCTTCCTAAGATACAAAAGACTGCTCTAA
- a CDS encoding aminoacyl-histidine dipeptidase: MADIKNLSPVEIWRNFDKLTQVPRPSGHLEKIQAYLLNWAKEAGVEAFQDAAGNIVMRKPATPGMENRKGVIMQAHMDMVPQKAPESNHDFENDPIETIIDGDWVRANKTTLGSDDGLGVATIMAVMESKDLQHGPVEGLITADEETGMYGANDLPEGELNGEILLNLDTEVWGEFVIGSAGGIDITATLDYKEVETDKEDAAVKVTLKGLKGGHSGIEINEGRANANKCMVRFVREAISELDARLASWQGGNMRNAIPFQAEVVLTLPKENVEALNDMVADWKDEFCDEFNGIENIENIEFFTENVETPATEVPAEIQDNLVDAIFACHDGVLRMAPSMPDIVETSSNLAIIEIGGGKAAIKILARSSHEYYKMYLATMMESCFNMAGMKVEFSGAYGGWNPNPKSDILEHVLKVYKEQNGKDGVVQAVHAGLECSIILGKYPNLDVVSFGPTLLSPHTANERCQISCVAPFWNLMKQLLAEIPTK; encoded by the coding sequence ATGGCTGACATTAAGAATCTAAGTCCAGTTGAAATCTGGCGCAACTTCGACAAGTTGACACAAGTTCCACGTCCATCAGGACATTTGGAGAAAATTCAGGCTTATTTGCTCAACTGGGCAAAGGAGGCTGGCGTAGAGGCTTTCCAGGATGCTGCTGGAAACATCGTGATGCGCAAACCTGCTACTCCAGGCATGGAGAACAGAAAGGGCGTTATCATGCAGGCACACATGGACATGGTGCCTCAGAAGGCTCCTGAAAGCAACCACGACTTCGAGAACGATCCTATCGAAACCATCATCGATGGCGACTGGGTACGTGCCAACAAGACTACACTGGGTAGCGACGACGGTCTGGGCGTGGCTACTATCATGGCTGTGATGGAGTCTAAGGACTTGCAGCACGGACCTGTAGAGGGTCTCATCACCGCTGACGAGGAGACAGGCATGTATGGTGCCAACGACCTGCCTGAGGGCGAACTGAACGGAGAGATCCTCTTGAACCTCGACACAGAGGTATGGGGCGAGTTCGTAATCGGAAGTGCCGGCGGTATCGACATCACAGCAACACTCGACTATAAGGAGGTGGAGACAGACAAGGAAGATGCAGCCGTAAAGGTTACCCTGAAGGGATTGAAGGGCGGTCACTCCGGCATCGAGATCAACGAGGGCAGAGCCAACGCCAACAAGTGCATGGTTCGCTTCGTCCGTGAGGCAATCTCCGAACTTGACGCACGCCTGGCTTCATGGCAGGGCGGCAACATGCGTAACGCCATTCCATTCCAGGCAGAGGTGGTACTGACTCTGCCAAAGGAGAACGTAGAGGCCTTGAACGACATGGTAGCCGACTGGAAGGACGAGTTCTGCGATGAGTTCAACGGCATTGAGAACATCGAGAACATCGAGTTCTTCACCGAGAACGTAGAAACTCCAGCCACAGAGGTTCCTGCCGAGATTCAGGACAACCTGGTAGACGCCATCTTTGCTTGCCACGACGGCGTATTGCGCATGGCTCCATCCATGCCTGACATCGTAGAGACATCATCTAACCTCGCCATCATCGAAATAGGTGGCGGTAAGGCTGCCATCAAGATTCTGGCACGTTCTAGCCACGAGTATTACAAGATGTATCTGGCTACCATGATGGAGAGCTGCTTCAACATGGCTGGCATGAAGGTAGAGTTCAGCGGCGCTTACGGCGGCTGGAACCCTAACCCAAAGAGCGACATTCTGGAGCACGTATTGAAGGTGTACAAGGAGCAGAACGGCAAGGACGGCGTGGTTCAGGCTGTTCATGCGGGATTGGAGTGCTCTATCATCCTGGGCAAGTATCCTAACCTGGATGTAGTATCATTCGGTCCTACCCTGCTCAGCCCTCACACTGCCAACGAGCGTTGCCAGATTAGCTGCGTGGCTCCATTCTGGAACCTGATGAAGCAGCTGCTTGCCGAGATTCCTACCAAGTAA
- a CDS encoding lysylphosphatidylglycerol synthase transmembrane domain-containing protein: MEKKKIANNIWKVALSLFLGGAILYWMYRGFDFRQVEDVVLHRMSWTWMLLSFPFGISAQLFRGWRWKQALEPIGEKPRSSVSINSIFISYALSLVIPRSGEFARCAVLKRWDGISFPKSLGTVVTERAIDSLLVLLIAGLVFLMQIPVFLNFFDKTGTSMDSILGKFTATGYLVTAICGVAVLILAHILLKKLAIYNKVKATLSGLWQGVISLKGVKNAPLYIAFTLGIWLSYFLHYYLTFQCFESTSHLNLMCGLVTFIVGSIAVVVPTPNGAGPWHFAVKTMLILYGIQQNDALYFVLIVHSVQTLLVILLGIYAWIALAFTRKKTLTF, from the coding sequence ATGGAAAAGAAAAAGATAGCAAACAATATCTGGAAGGTGGCTCTCTCGCTGTTTCTGGGCGGAGCCATCCTCTACTGGATGTATCGCGGATTTGACTTCAGGCAGGTGGAGGACGTGGTGCTCCACAGGATGAGTTGGACCTGGATGCTGCTGTCGTTCCCCTTTGGCATCTCGGCACAGCTCTTCAGGGGCTGGAGATGGAAACAGGCGCTGGAACCCATCGGCGAAAAGCCCCGAAGCAGCGTAAGCATCAACTCCATCTTCATATCCTACGCCCTGAGCCTCGTTATCCCGAGATCGGGTGAATTTGCAAGATGCGCCGTGCTGAAGAGATGGGACGGAATCTCGTTTCCCAAATCGCTGGGTACGGTGGTAACAGAAAGAGCCATCGACTCGCTGCTCGTGCTGCTCATCGCCGGACTGGTGTTTCTGATGCAGATTCCCGTGTTCCTGAACTTCTTCGACAAGACGGGCACCAGCATGGACAGCATCTTGGGGAAGTTTACCGCCACGGGCTACCTGGTTACCGCCATCTGCGGCGTTGCCGTGCTCATCCTGGCACACATCCTGCTCAAGAAGCTGGCTATATATAATAAGGTGAAAGCCACGCTGAGCGGACTGTGGCAGGGAGTGATTTCGCTGAAGGGCGTGAAGAACGCACCCCTCTACATCGCCTTTACCCTGGGCATCTGGCTGAGTTATTTCCTGCACTATTATCTCACATTCCAGTGCTTCGAATCAACCAGCCACCTGAACCTGATGTGCGGACTGGTTACCTTCATCGTGGGCAGCATTGCCGTGGTGGTACCTACCCCCAACGGAGCGGGTCCCTGGCATTTCGCCGTGAAGACGATGCTCATCCTCTACGGCATCCAGCAGAACGACGCACTCTACTTCGTGCTCATCGTACACTCGGTGCAGACGCTGCTCGTCATCCTGCTGGGCATTTACGCATGGATAGCCCTGGCGTTTACAAGAAAAAAAACATTAACATTTTAA
- the rsmA gene encoding 16S rRNA (adenine(1518)-N(6)/adenine(1519)-N(6))-dimethyltransferase RsmA: MKAVKPKKNLGQHFLTDLNIAKRIADTVDACPDIPVLEIGPGMGVLTQYLVEKPRLVKAVEIDSESVAYLHENFPQLKDNIIGEDFLRMDLNQIFDGKQFVLTGNYPYDISSQIFFKMLDYKDLIPCCTGMIQREVALRMASEPGNKAYGILSVLIQAWYDVEYLFTVDEGVFNPPPKVKSAVIRMTRNKVTDLGCDEKLFKRLVKTVFNQRRKMLRVSLKQMFPGVTPREDFYTTDIMTKRPEQLSIPQFVELTNYVGEELKRLELIK; this comes from the coding sequence ATGAAAGCTGTAAAGCCAAAGAAAAATCTGGGTCAGCACTTCCTTACTGACCTCAACATAGCCAAGCGCATCGCCGATACGGTGGATGCCTGCCCTGATATTCCCGTGCTCGAAATCGGACCGGGAATGGGTGTGCTTACGCAATATCTCGTAGAGAAGCCACGCCTCGTGAAGGCGGTGGAAATCGACTCAGAGTCGGTGGCTTATCTGCACGAAAACTTCCCTCAGCTGAAGGACAATATCATAGGAGAGGATTTTCTGAGAATGGACCTCAACCAGATATTCGACGGAAAGCAGTTCGTGCTCACGGGCAATTACCCTTACGACATTTCCTCGCAGATTTTCTTCAAGATGCTCGACTACAAGGATCTCATTCCTTGCTGCACCGGCATGATTCAGCGAGAAGTGGCGTTGCGTATGGCATCCGAGCCAGGCAATAAGGCGTATGGCATCCTCAGCGTGCTCATCCAGGCATGGTACGATGTGGAGTATCTCTTTACCGTAGACGAGGGCGTGTTCAATCCACCTCCAAAGGTAAAGAGTGCCGTAATCCGCATGACCCGCAACAAGGTGACCGACCTGGGCTGCGATGAGAAGCTCTTCAAGCGACTGGTGAAGACCGTGTTCAACCAGCGCCGCAAGATGCTGCGCGTGAGCTTGAAGCAGATGTTTCCGGGTGTAACTCCACGAGAGGATTTCTACACCACCGACATCATGACCAAGCGCCCTGAGCAGCTCAGCATCCCGCAGTTTGTGGAACTTACCAACTATGTGGGTGAGGAACTCAAAAGATTGGAATTAATAAAATAA
- the frr gene encoding ribosome recycling factor, giving the protein MIDVKETLNSAAERMEMAAMYLAEELSHIRAGRANVAILDGVRVNSYGSMVPLNQVATVTTPDARTIAIRPWDKKAIKDIEKAIMDSGVGITPENNGEIVRLGIPQPTGERRKELVKQCNKIAERAKIEVRNVRQEVKEKLKKAIKDGLSEDLEKDAENDLQKLHDKYIKQLEGLMDEKEKEIMTV; this is encoded by the coding sequence ATGATCGACGTAAAAGAAACTTTGAATTCTGCAGCAGAGCGTATGGAGATGGCTGCGATGTATCTCGCAGAAGAACTCTCTCATATCCGTGCAGGTCGCGCCAACGTAGCAATCCTCGACGGCGTGCGTGTTAACAGCTATGGCAGCATGGTTCCCCTGAACCAGGTAGCCACCGTAACAACTCCTGATGCGCGTACCATCGCCATCCGCCCTTGGGACAAGAAGGCCATCAAGGACATCGAGAAGGCTATCATGGATAGCGGAGTGGGTATTACTCCAGAGAACAATGGCGAGATTGTTCGCCTCGGTATTCCTCAGCCTACTGGCGAGCGCCGCAAGGAGCTGGTTAAGCAGTGTAACAAGATTGCCGAGCGTGCCAAGATTGAGGTTCGCAACGTGCGCCAGGAGGTGAAGGAGAAGCTGAAGAAGGCTATCAAGGATGGTCTTTCTGAGGACTTGGAGAAGGATGCAGAGAATGATTTGCAGAAGCTTCACGACAAGTACATCAAGCAGCTCGAAGGTTTGATGGACGAGAAGGAAAAGGAAATCATGACAGTCTAG
- the rsgA gene encoding ribosome small subunit-dependent GTPase A, with protein MRGLVIKNTGSWYTVKTDDGQLIESKIKGNFRLKGIRSTNPVAVGDYVQLITNQEGTAFISSIEDRRNYIIRKSPNLSKQSHILAANVDQALLVVTVNYPETSTTFIDRFLAGAEAYRVPVIIVFNKCDLLSEQELHYEKMMRTLYETIGYKCVEISAATGEGVDELRPLIKDKKSLLSGNSGVGKSTLINQLIPDAAQRTAEISEAHNSGMHTTTFSEMLDLPEGGYLIDTPGIKGFGTFDIEKEELTSYFKEIFKFSQDCKFSDCTHTHEPGCAVIKAVENHYIAASRYQSYLSMLEDKDENKYREAF; from the coding sequence ATGAGAGGACTCGTTATTAAGAATACAGGCAGCTGGTACACCGTCAAGACTGACGATGGCCAGCTGATTGAAAGCAAGATAAAAGGCAATTTCCGACTGAAGGGAATCCGCAGCACCAACCCCGTGGCGGTGGGCGACTACGTGCAGCTTATCACCAACCAGGAAGGCACCGCCTTCATCTCTTCCATCGAAGACCGCCGGAACTACATCATCCGAAAATCACCTAACCTCAGCAAGCAGAGTCATATCCTGGCAGCCAACGTAGACCAGGCACTGCTCGTGGTTACCGTGAACTATCCGGAGACATCCACCACCTTCATCGACCGCTTCCTGGCCGGAGCCGAAGCATACAGAGTGCCTGTCATCATCGTGTTCAACAAGTGCGACCTGCTCTCCGAGCAAGAGCTGCACTACGAGAAAATGATGCGCACCCTCTATGAAACCATCGGATACAAGTGTGTGGAAATCTCTGCAGCCACGGGTGAAGGAGTAGACGAACTGCGCCCGCTCATCAAGGACAAGAAGTCTCTGCTCAGCGGCAACAGCGGTGTGGGAAAATCCACGCTCATCAACCAGCTTATCCCCGATGCTGCCCAGCGCACCGCCGAAATCAGCGAGGCGCACAACAGCGGAATGCATACCACCACCTTCAGCGAGATGCTCGACCTGCCTGAGGGCGGCTATCTCATTGATACTCCGGGCATCAAGGGCTTCGGAACCTTCGATATTGAGAAGGAGGAACTCACCAGCTACTTCAAGGAGATATTCAAGTTCTCGCAAGACTGCAAGTTCTCCGACTGCACCCACACCCACGAACCTGGCTGTGCCGTTATCAAGGCAGTGGAGAACCATTACATTGCAGCCAGTCGCTACCAGAGTTATCTCTCCATGCTGGAGGATAAGGATGAAAATAAGTACAGGGAAGCGTTCTAG